A stretch of DNA from Micromonospora peucetia:
TGCACGCCGCCGGGGTGCCCACCGTGGTGCACGGCGAGGACCTGCCGCTGCACCTGCAACCGGCGGTCGCGCCGCTGTTGCTCCTGCTGCGCTGCGCCCTGGAGCCCGAGCGGCTCGATGAGGAGGCCGCCGTCGCGCTGCTGCACTCGCCGCTCGGCGGTGCCGATCCGCTGGCCGAGCGGCGGCTGCGGCAGGGGCTGCGTGCCCTGGCGCTGGCCGGCCGGGACCGCCGGCCCTCCGGGGAGCTGATCGTGGAGGCGCTGCGCGACCCGGCCGAGCTGGCCGGGATCGAGCGGCACTGGGCGGAGCCGGCACAGACGGTGGCCGGTCTGCTGGCTGTCGCCCGGGAGACCGCCGCCCGGCCCGGCGCCACGGCGGAGGACGTGCTCTGGGCGGTCTGGCGGGCCAGCGGGCTTGCCGAGCTGTGGTCTGCGGCGACCGGCCGTGGCCAGACGGTGGCCGGCGAGGGCGACGTCGCGCGGCGCCGCCGCGCCGAGGCGGCCGACCGCGACCTGGACGCCGTGATGGTGCTCTTCGACGCGGCGGCCCGGTTCACCGATCGGCTGCCCGGTGCGCGTACGGAGGTCTTCCTCGACCACGTCCTCGGCCAGGACCTGCCGGCCGACACCCTCGCCCTGACCGCCGACCGGGGGGAGACGGTGCGGCTGCTCACCGCGCACGCCGCGAAGGGGCTGGAGTGGGATCTCGTGGCGGTCGCCGGGGTGCAGGAGGGGGTCTGGCCCGACCTGCGGCTGCGCGGAAGCCTGCTCGGTTCGGAGCGCCTGGTCGACGTGCTCGCCGGCCGGGCGGCCGGTGCCGGCGCGGTGGCGGCCCTGGTCGGGCAGACCTCGGCGCTGCTCGACGAGGAGCGCCGGCTGTTCCACGTCGCGGTCACCCGGGCGCGGCGGCGGCTGCTGGTCAGCGCGGTCGCCTCCGCCGCGGTGGGCGGCGACGACCACGAGGAGCAGCCGAGCCGCTTCCTCTACGAGCTGGGCCCGACCGACCCGCCCACCCCGGACGAGGACCCACCGCCCCCGGACAGCGGCCCACCGCCCCCGGACAGCGGGCCGGATCCCGAAGCGTCGGCCTCGGGTGTGCCGGCCTCGGGCGGTCCCGGTCCGGCACGACCGGGGCGGGACTCGTCGCAGCGGTCGGGGGACGGCGGTCCCGCCGGAGCCGAGGAGGAACCCGACCGTCCGGGCGCGTTGCCGGTGAGCCGGCCACCCCGGGCGCTGACCCTGCCTGCGCTGGTGGCGGAGCTGCGTACCGCGGTCAGCGACCCGGCCGCGCCCTACGCCCGGCGGCAGGTGGCGGCGGCCGAGCTGGCCCGGCTCGCTGCCGCCGGGGTGGCCGGCGCGCACCCGGACGACTGGTGGGGGCTGCGGCAGCTCTCCGACGACCGTCCGCTGGTCGACGAGGGTGACCCGGTCCGGGTCACCCCGTCGGCGATGGAGAGTGCGCTGCGGTGCAGCCTGCGCTGGCTGCTGGAGCGGCACGGCGGCAGCCCGCCGGCCAGCGCCGCCCAGGGGGTCGGCAATCTGGTGCACGCCGCCGCGATGCTCGCCGAGGACGCCAGCGCCGACCGGGGTGCGTTGCTGGACTACGTGGCCGCCCGGTTCGACGCGATCGAGCTGGCCGCCCGCTGGATGGTCGGGCCGGAACACAGCCGCGCCGAGGCGATGGTGGACAAGCTGCTGCGCTGGCTGGCGGTGAACCCGCGCCGGCTGCTCGCCATCGAGCACGAGTTCGCGGTACGCCTCGACGACCCACGTCGGCCGGTCGAGCTGGTCGGCCGGGTGGACCGGCTGGAGGTCGACGAGGACGGCCGGCTGGTCGTGATCGACCTGAAGACCGGGAAGTCCACCGCCGTCACGGCCAACGACCTCGCCGAGCACCCGCAGCTCGGCGCCTACCAGGCGGCGGTGGAGGCGGGTGGCTTCGCCGACTTCGGCGAGGAGTCCGGCGGGGCGGCCCTGGTGCAGCTCGGCACCGGCGCGAAGGACGCCAGGGAACAGAGCCAGCCGCCGGCCGGGGAGGGCCCGGAGGCCGGCTGGGCGACCGCGCTGGTGCGGCGTACCGCCGATACGATGGCTGCCGCCACCTTCGCCGCGGTCGCCAACTCGAAGTGCCGGGTCTGCCCGGTGCGTACGAGCTGCCCGGTGTCCGGGCAGGGCCGCCAGGTGGTCGAGCCGCCGACCACCCGCCGTCCGGAGCAGACTTGACGCAGCCCGCACTGTTCAGCAGCGCGACCCCGGCGCCCCGGGTCGCCGACGCCGGCCCCCGGTACACCCCGGTGGAGTTGGCGAAGTTGCTGAGGCTGCCCGCGCCGACCCGGGAACAGGCGGCGATCATCGCCGCCCCGGTGGAGCCGTTGCTGGTGGTCGCGGGCGCCGGCTCGGGCAAGACCGAGACGATGGCCGCCCGGGTGGTCTGGCTGGTCGCCAACTCGTACGTGCGGCCGGAGCAGGTGCTCGGGCTGACCTTCACCCGCAAGGCCGCCGGGGAGCTGGCGCACCGGGTGCGTACCCGGCTCGACCAGTTGGTGCGGCGGCTCGGGCGGCGGGGGCGCGACCCGCTCGACGACCCGCTGGCCGGGGAGCCGACCGTTTCGACCTACCACTCGTACGCCGGCCGGATCGTCACCGAGCACGGCCTGCGGGCCGGCTACGAGCCGTCCACCCGGCTGCTCACCGAGGCGTCCCGCTGGCAGTTGGTCGACCTGCTGGTGCGTAACTACGACGGTGACATGTCCGAGGTGGACCGGATGCCGAGCACGGTCACCGACGCGGTGCTGGCGCTCGCCGGGGAGCTGGACGAGCACCTGGTGGCCCCGGACGCGCTGGCCGCGTGGACGGGCCGCTTCTTCGCCGAGGTGCAGGCGCGTCCCGGCCGGGTCTACGCCGACGTCCGTAGGGCGCTGCAACTCCAGCAGACCCGGCTGAAGCTGCTTCCGCTGGTGCGCGCGTACGCCCGGCGCAAGGAGGACTTCGAGGCGATGGACTTCGCCGACCAGCTCGCCCGGGCGGCCCGGGTGGCCCGGGACCATCCGGGGGTCGGCGAGATCGAGCGGGACCGCTACCGGGTGGTGTTGCTCGACGAGTACCAGGACACCAGCCACGCCCAGGTGGTGCTGCTCAACGCGCTCTTCGGCGGGGGGCACCCGGTGACGGCGGTCGGCGACCCGTGCCAGTCGATCTACGGCTGGCGTGGGGCGAGCGCCGGCACCCTGGACCGCTTCCCCACGGAGTTCGCCCGTGCCGGCGGCGAGCCGGCCGAGGTGCTCAGCCTCACCACGAGCTGGCGTAACCGGCCGGAGATCCTCGGCGTCGCCAACGCCCTGGCCACCCCGCTGCGGGCCGCCGGCGCCCGGGTGCCGGAGCTGCACGCGGCCATGAGCGTCAGGGACCCGGTGCCGCACCGCAGCGCCCGTGGCGCCGCTGGCGGCACCGTGCACTGCGCCCTGCTCCGGACGTACGCCGACGAGGCCGACTGGATCGCCGACAGCGTGCTGCACGCCTGGCGGGGCGCGGCGGGGATGCCCGGCGTGCTGCCCGAGCACATTCCGGTGCCGCTGCGGCCCACGACCGCCGTGCTGGTGCGACTGCGCAGCCAGATCCCGGCGATCGAGTCGGCGCTGCGCGAGCGGGGCCTGCCGGTCGAGGTGGTCGGCCTGGGCGGCCTGCTGGACACCCCCGAGGTGCGGGACGTGGTGTGCACGCTGCGGGTGTTGGCCGACCCGACGGACGGGGCCGCGTTGCTGCGGCTGCTGACCGGCGCACGCTGGCGGATCGGGCCGCGTGACCTGGTGGCCCTGCACCGTCGGGCGAAGGCCATCGCGGCGGCCCGGCGCAAACTCGCCGACGACGGCACCCCGGAGATCAGCCCGGACCTGCTCGACGAGGCGACCCTGGTCGAGGCGCTGGCCGACCTGGGCCCGGCCCAGGCGTACTCGGCGGAGGGCTACGCGCGGCTGCGGGCGTACGCCCAGGAGCTGGGCCTGCTGCGTTACCGGTTGGACCAGTCCCTGCCGGAGCTGATCGCGGACATCGAGCGGACGTCCGGCCTGGACGTGGAGGTGGCGGTGCGGGCCGGCCGGGACGGGGCCGGGGACGCCGGCCTGGCCCGGGGGCACCTGGACGCGCTCGGCGACGTCGCGGCCCGGTTCAGCGGGGAGACGCCGGGCGCGACGCTGTCGGGGTTCCTGGCCTACCTGGCCGCCGCCGAGGACGAGGAGCGCGGCCTCACCCCGGGCGAGGTGGAGGTGGTCGAGGGGGCGGTGCAGATCCTCACCGCGCACGCCGCGAAGGGCCTGGAGTGGGACGTGGTCGCGGTGGCGGGGCTGAGCCGGGGTGTCTGGCCGGGGCCGGTGCGTAACTCCGACCACTGGCTCGGCGGGCTGGGCGTGCTGCCGTTCCCACTGCGCGGCGACGCCGACGGGCTGCCCGAGCTGGGCCTGGCCGAGGCCGAGGAGCAGCGGGGGGTGGCCCGGGCGGTGGAGGACTTCACCGACGCCTGGCGGGCGCACGACGAGCGGGAGGAGCGCCGGCTGGCGTACGTGGCGGTGACCCGGCCCCGGCGGCTGCTGCTCTGCTCCGGCTACTGGTGGGGGGAGAGCACCAAACGGCCGCGCGGCCCGTCGGTGCTGCTGCGGGAGGTGCACGACGCCTGCCTGGACGCCCGCGCGGGGCACCTGGTCGACGAGTGGACGCCGGAGCCGCCGGGCGACGCGGTCAATCCGACGACCGAGGTGGTGCTGCGCGCCGAGTGGCCGGCGGACCCGCTGGGCGCCCGCCGGCCGGCGCTGGCCGAGTCGGCAGCCCTGGTCCGCCGCTTCCTCGCCGACAGTGACGGCACCACCGGTGAGAGCAGCACTGCCGGAGAGGACGTGGACCGGCCGACCGGCGACCCGGACGTGGCGCGGTGGCGGCGGGAGGCCGACCTGCTGCTCGCCGAGCGGGCCGAGCTGACCCGGCAGTCCGGCGCGGTCGAGGTGACGCTGCCCGGCCAGCTGTCGGTGACCCAGCTGGTGGCGCTGCGCCGCGACTCGGCGGCGCTGGCCCGCGCGCTGCGCCGCCCGGTGCCCACCGAGCCGAATCCGTACGCCCGCCGGGGCACCGCCTTCCACACCTGGCTGGAGCAGCGGTTCGGTGCTGACCGGCTGCTCGACCTGGACGAGCTGCCGGGTGCGGCCGACGCGGACGCGGCGCCGGACGAGGCGCTGGCCGAGCTTCAGGAGCGCTTCCTGGCCAGCGAGTGGGCCGACCGGGTGCCGGTCGAGGTGGAGGTGCCCTTCGCCACAGTGATCGCTCAGGTGGTGGTCCGGGGGCGGATGGACGCCGTTTTCGCCCGTCCGGGCGGGCGGTTCGACGTGGTCGACTGGAAGACCGGCCGGCAGCCCGTCGGCGCCGCCGCCGACGTGGCCGCGGTGCAGCTCGCGGTCTATCGGCTGGCCTGGGCGGAGCTGGCCGGCGTGCCGGTGGACCGGGTTGGCGCGGCGTTTCACCACGTGCGGGACGGGGTCACGGTCCGCCCGGCGGACCTGCTCGACGCGGACGGGCTGACCGCGCTGATCGTCTCCGTGCCGGAAATTCCGGCAGACGGTGGTCCTACGGCGAATCCATGATAGGTTGGTCGCGTTGCAGTTATGGTTCCCAGAGACTCTGTGTGCGCCTGGAGGATTGTGGCCCAGGCGCTCTTTGTTGTGTCCGGAGTTCTCCGGGCGGGGCGACCAGAAGCGACAAGCGAGTCAGGCAGTTCCGCGTGGCGCGCTCCTCTTCGAGCCCGCAACAAGTGCGGGTTCGACGTTCCGTCAAGGAGACGAAACAAAAATGGCTATTGGCACCGTCAAGTGGTTCAACGCTGACAAGGGCTTCGGCTTCATCACCCCGGACGGCGGCGGCGCCGACGTCTTCGCCCACTTCTCGGCCATCCAGTCCTCCGGCTACCGGAGCCTGGACGAGAACCAGCGGGTCGAGTTCGAGGTGACCCAGGGCCAGAAGGGCCCGCAGGCGGAGAACATCCGTCCGCTCTGATCTTCGGATCTTCAGTAACACCCACCGCACCCTCCGGGCGCGGTGACGGGACCGGTCCGCCGCACCGTCGACCTGCGTATGCAGGCGGCGGGACGGCGGCGGGCCGGGCTCCCGTACCCCTTTCGGTTCGTGCTTGTGAGTCACCCGCGGCTTGGTCCGCCGGTGACAGCGCCGCCTCCGGCGCCCTCCCTCGACACGTGCCGCCGTCGAGGAAGGCTTCCGCATGACCACTGTCGTACCCTCTTTCGCCCTTACCGGGCTGGCCCCGGCGTTGCTCGCCGAGCTGGCCGCCCAGGGCATCACCGAGCCGTTCCCGATCCAGTCGGCGACCCTGCCGGACTCGCTGGCCGGCCGGGACGTGCTCGGCCGGGGCCGCACCGGCTCCGGCAAGACGCTCGCCTTCGGGCTTCCGTTGCTGTCCCGCACCGCCGGCCGGCGGGCCCGTCCGGGCCGGCCGCTGGCCCTGGTGCTGGTGCCGACCCGTGAGCTGGCCCAGCAGGTCACCACCGCGCTCGACCCGTACGCCCGGGCCGTCGGGCTGCGCTGCGCCACCGTCGTCGGCGGCCTCTCACTGCAACGCCAGGCGGATGCCCTGCGGGCGGGTGCCGAGCTGGTCGTGGCCACCCCGGGGCGGCTGCACGACCTGATCAACCGCGGTGACGCCCGGCTCGACCAGGTCGCCATCACCGTGCTCGACGAGGCCGACCAGATGGCCGACATGGGCTTCCTGCCGCAGGTCACCAAGTTGCTGGAGCAGGTCGCCCCGAACGGGCAGCGGATGCTCTTCTCGGCCACCCTGGACGGCGGCGTGGACAAGCTGGTCCGCCGTTTCCTGAGCAGTCCCGTAACGCACTCGGTGGACCCGGGCACCGCCACGGTGACCGCGATGACCCACCACGTGCTGCACGTCGACGCGCTGGACAAGCCGACCGCGCTGACCTGGATCGCCGCCCGCGAGGGCCGGACCATCCTGTTCATGGGCACCAAGCACCGCGCCGACCGGCTGGCCCGCCAGCTGCTGTCCAAGGGGGTACGCGCGGCCGCGCTGCACGGTGGCAAGTCCCAGCCGCAGCGCACCCGGATCCTGGAGCAGTTCCGCAACGGGCAGGTGACGGCGTTGGTCGCCACCGACGTGGCGGCTCGGGGCATCCACGTGGACGGGCTGGACATGGTGGTCAACGTGGACCCGCCCACCGAGGCGAAGGACTACCTGCACCGGGGTGGACGTACCGCCCGGGCGGGGGAGTCCGGCGCGGTGGTCACCCTGGTCCTGCCGGAGCAGCGCCGGGACGTGTCCCGGCTGATGTCGACCGCCGGCATCCGTCCCGAGTCCGTCCAGGTGCGTTCGGGCGACGCGGCCCTGGCCCGGGTGACCGGTGCCCGGGAGCCGTCCGGCGTGCCGGTGACGATCGCGCCGCCCCCGCCGCAGGCTGCCGCCAGCCGCGCCGGTGAGGGTGGCCGGGCTCCGCACCGCGCCTCGGGCCGGCCCCGCCGCTCCCGCCGCCCCCGTGCCCCGCACGCCTCCTGACCGACCTTCCCCGCTTCGTCCACCGAGCTCCCGGCACCTGTGCCGGGAGCTCGGTTGTTGAGTCCGGAATCAGCAGACGTTACGTCCGATCGGCGACTGTTTCCGCCGCCGCGGGTGGTGGAAGCTGGGCGCGGGGGAATATCCGGGCGGGACCGTCCGGCGTGGGAGGGGTGGTCATGGCGGGCGACGCCGGCTCGGGTGCGGCGCGGGAACTGTTGCTGGTGCTCGCGGTGGCGCTCGCCGGGCTGTTGCTCGCCATGGTCGCGGTCTTCACGCCGTGGCACGCCACCCCGGACGGGGCCGCGCCGGCCGCTCCGGTCGAGCTTCGCAGCCCGACGGAGCAGCCGGCCGCCACCGCCGGCTGAGCACGCCGCACCCGGCGGTCAGCGGGCGCGGGTCTCCCCGGCGCCGGCCGGCCGGTGTCCCGCAACCAGCAGGTCGGCGAGGGTGGTGCGGTCGACCACCAGGGCGATCGCGCCGTGCACGGCCAGCCAGACGTCCCGCAGGCCGGTCGCCACGCCCGCGTAGCCGGCCCGCTCGGCGGGCAGGCCGCGGACGGTCGTCAGGGACCCGCCGACCGCGCGGAGCACGTCGCCGACGCTGATCTCCACCGCGGGGCGGGCCAGGGCGTACCCGCCGTCGGTGCCCCGGTGGCTCACCAGCAGGCCGGCCCGGCGCAGGTCCACCAGGATGCCCTGGAGGAAGCTCAGCGGGATGCCCTGGCTCTCCGCCAGGGCCCCCGCCTTGACCAGCCCGCCGCCGCCGGCCGGGGCCACGGCGGCGACGGCGAGCATGGCCCGGAGCGCGTAGTCGCTGCGCGCGGAGACGTACACGTCACTGACCAGCCTGGTCCAGCACGCCCCAGCGACGCCGGATCGCCCGGTCCGCCGCCCCGAACGCGGCATCGACCACCAGGCCCAGCACCAGGATCACGATCATGGTGGAGATCAGCCAGGGGGAGTCGGAGAGTTCCCGCGAGTAGGTCAGCTGCGCGCCCAGCGAGGTCTGCGAGATGCCGACCACGATCAGCTCGCCGGCCATCAGGCTGCGCCAGGAGAACGCCCAGCCCTGCTTGAGGCCGGCCACGATGGCCGGCAGCGCGGCGGGCGCGATGACGTACCGGTACAGGTTCAGCCCCCGGGCGCCGAGGTTGCGGCCGGCACGCAGCAGCAGCGGCGGCAGGTAGTCCACGCCGGCGATCACGCCGTTGGCGATGGACGGCGCGGCGCCGAGCACCACCACGAAGAAGATCGCCTTCTCGCTCAGCTCGAACAGCAGGATCGCCAGCGGGAACCACGCGATCGACGGCATGGTCTGGAGGGCGGTGATCATCGAGCCGATCGCGGCCCGCAGGATCCGCGACCGGGCCACCGCGAGGCCGAGCAGCAGGCCGACGGCGACCGAGAAGAGGTAGCCGAGGGCCGCCCGGCGCAGGGTGGTGGCCAGCCCGTCCCAGAGCTGGACGCCGCTGACCTGCCGGATCAGTTCCTGACCCACGGCCGCCGGGCCGGGCAACGAGTACTCGGGCTTCCAGCCGGACCAGACCACGACCTGCCAGGCGCCGAGGGCGAGGGCGAGGGCGGCCAACTTCGGCCAGGTCGCGGCCCAGAGCCGGCTCGCCCGGGTACGGCTCTCCTCCCGGCCGGCCAGTTCCAGCGCGTCCAGCCCGGAGATCTCCGCGTCGGTACGCGTAACAGTGGCGAGGGTGTCACCGGCCATGACGGCCCACCTCCGTACGCAGGCGGTCGGTGACCTCGGCGGCGATCGCGGCGACCTCGGGGGAGTCGATGCGGCGCGGCCGGGGCACGTCGACCGGGGTGGACCAGATGATCCGGCCGGGCCGGCTGGAGAGCAGGATGATCCGGTCGGCGAGCCGGGCCGCCTCGCGGACGTTGTGCGTCACGAAGAGCACGGTGAGCTGCCGCTGCGTCCAGATCCGTTCCAGCTCGTCGTGCAGGATGTCCCGGGTCATCGCGTCGAGCGCGCCGAACGGCTCGTCCATCAGCAGCACCGGCGTGTCCAGGGCGAGGGTGCGGGCCAGCGCCACCCGCTGGCGCATGCCGCCGGAGAGTTCGTGCGGACGCTTGCGGCCGAAGTCGGCCAGGTGCACCGTGCCGAGCAGTTCGGCGACCCGGTCCCGCCGCGCGGCCCGGGGCAGTCCGCGCAGCTTCAACGGCACCTCCACGTTGCCCTCGACGGTCAGCCAGGGGAAGAGGGCCGGCTCCTGGAACATCAGTCCCGGTTCGACGCCCTCCTCGAGGTCGATCCGACCGCCGCTGGGCCGGTCGAGGCCGGCGACCAGGTTGAGCAGGGTGCTCTTGCCGCAGCCGGAGGCCCCGACCAGGCAGACGAACTCGCCGGGCGCGACGTCGAGGGAGACCCCGTCCAGGGCGGGGACGGCGTTCGCCCCACGCCCGTACACCTTGGTGACGCCGTGCAGCGCGACCGAGCCGGTCGCGCTGCGTGGCGTCGTCGTGGTCGACGTCATGGTTGGACGACCTCGGTCCTGCCCTGACCCTTGAGTACCTCGTTGAGGTGGGTGAGGTCGTAGAGCCCGTCGAGGCTGACCGGCTGGGTCAGCCCGACCGCGACGGCGTGGTCGAGCCCGGTCTTGAGCGACGAGGCGATCGGGTCGTTGGTGAACTCCAGCGTCGGCCAGGCCTGCTTGATCAGCTTGAGGTCCAGTGGCTTGCCGCTGATCTTCCCGATGTGCTCGGAGATGGCCTGGTGTGCCTCGTCGGGCCTGCCGTTGACGAACTCGTTCGCGGCCACCTGGCCCTCGACCAGCTTCTTCACCACGTCGGGGTGGGCCTTGAGGAACTTGGTGCTGACGATCAGGTTGGTGATCACGAACTTCCGGTCCGGCCAGAGGTCTCGCTCGTCGACGAGCACCTTGCCACCGGCGTTGACCAGCCGGGACACGAACGGCTCGGGCACCCAGGCGCCGTCGATGGCCCCGCTGTTGAACGTCTCCACCGTCTGGGCGTTCTCCTGGGGGATGATCTTGACGTCGCCGCCGCCCTCCTTGGTCGTCGTGAGGCCCTTCTCCTTGAGCCAGTGGCGGATGGCCACGTCCTGGGTGTTGCCAAGCTGCGGGGTGGCGATCTTCCTGCCCCGCAGTTGCTCCACCGAGGTGATCTCGGGCTTCACGACGAGCGCGACGCCGCCGGAGGCCGCGCCGGAGATGACCCGGACGGCCTCGCCCTTGGACTTCGAGAAGGCGTTCACGGTCGGGTTCGGACCGATGTACGTGGCGTCGAGCGCGCCGGAGAAGATCGCCTCGATCGCGGCGGGGCCGGCGTTGAAGGTCTTCGTCTCCAGCTTGACGTCGCTGCCGAGCTTCTCGGCGAAGATGCCCTTCTCCACGCCGACGACGGCCGGCGCGTGGGTGATGTTGGGGAAGTAGCCGAGCCGCAGGGTCGTCGGGCCGGAGCCGCCGCCCGCGCTCTCGCTGTCGTCGCCGCAGGCGGCGGCGGTGCCCAGGGTCGCCGCGCCGACGACGGCGAGGGTGGCCAGGGAGACCCACCGACGCAGGGGGAGCCGTCTCATCGTCCATCCAATCCGCAGTATTCCTACTTAGTTGGTAGGAAGAGTGGGCCAGGCGGTGAACCGACGTCAAGGGCCAACCACATCTCGGGATGAGCATCCCAAAAAAGGCGGCAATCTCTACTGGTTGGATGGGCTTTGCGGCCTACGTCGTCTGCGCCGCCCGCAGTCGCCGGGGGAGGTGGGCGGGCCGCCCCGGGCACCGGTCGGGCCGGCTGGCGAAAGGTCCCCGGTGGCGGGGGCGCCGACGCGCTAGGGTCGATCCCGTGGCGGCGCGGAGATCGAGAATTCCAGCGACGAAGTACCCGGTCGAGCGGTTCACCCTCGACAACGGCCTGCGGGTGGTGCTGACGCCCGACCGCAGCGCCCCCGTGATCGGGGTGGCGGTCGTCTACGACGTCGGCATCCGCTCCGAGCCCGAGGGACGCACCGGCTTCGCGCACCTCTTCGAGCACCTCATGTTCCAGGGGTCGGAAAACCTGGAGAAGCTGGCCCACTTCCGGCACGTGCAGGGGGCGGGCGGCACCTTCAACGGCTCCACCCACCTGGACTACACCGACTACTTCGAGACCCTGCCGAGCAACGCCCTGGAGCGGGCGCTGTTCCTGGAGGCCGACCGGATGCGCGGCCCCCGGCTGACCGAGGAGAACCTGCGCAACCAGGTCGACGTGGTCAAGGAGGAGATCCGGGTCAACGTGCTCAACCGCCCGTACGGCGGCTTCCCCTGGCTGACCCTGCCGCCGGTGATGTTCGACACCTTCCCGAACGCGCACGACGGCTACGGCTCCTTCGTCGACCTGGAGTCGGCCACCGTCGAAGACGCCGCCGACTTCTTCCGCCGCTTCTACGCCAGCGGCAACGCCGTACTGGCGGTCGGTGGCGACATCGACGTCACCGAGGCGGCCAGGCTGATCGAGCGGCACTTCGGTGACGTGCCGGCCCGGCCCGCGCCGAAGCGGCCCGACTTCGCCGAACCCGACCTGACCGAGGAACGGCGCACCTCGTACACCGACGAGTTGGCCCCGCTGCCGGCGGTGGCCGGCGCCTGGCGGGTGCCCGACCCGATCTCCGACTTCGCCGGCTACCTGCCGTACGTCGTGCTGGCCGAGGTGCTCACCGACGGCGACGCGTCCCGGCTGGTCGAGCGGCTGGTCCAGCGGGACCGGGCGGTGACCGGCCTCAGCGGCTACGTCGGCTTCATGGGCGACCCGTTCGACGTGCGGGACCCGACTGCGCTCCTGCTCCAGGCGCACCTGCCACCCGGCGGGGACGTGGACAAGGTGCTGCGCACCATAGACGAGGAACTGGACCGGCTGGCCGGTGACGGCCTGGCCGAGGGGGAGTTGGCCCGGACCCAGGCCCGGATGGCGACCCACCTGCTGCGCGACACCGACGCGGTGCTCGGCCGGGCGTTGCAGATGGCCGTGCTGGAGCAGCAGCGCGGCGAGCCGGGACTGCTCAACGACCTGCCCCGGCTCATCGGAGAGGTCACCGACGAGCAGGTCCGCGCCGCCGCGGCCACCCTGCGGCCCGAGCGCCGCGCGTCCATCGAGGTCATCGCAGGAGGTGCCCGGTGAGCGCGAAAGGAAGGCCAGTGAGCGCGAGGACGAAGGAAGGCCAGGGGACGGCGACCGCACAGGCCGTGCCCCGGGCGCTGCCGCCGCTCGGCCCGAACCGCAGGCTCAAGCTGCCGAAGCAGGTCGAGCGCACGCTGGGCAACGGGCTTACCGTGATCGCCGTACGCCGGCCGTCGGTGCCGTTGGTGGAGCTGCGGCTGTGGATGCCGTTCGGCCGCGCCCACCTCGCCCGGGGCGCCATGCTCGCGCAGACCCTGCTCTCGGGCACCGCGACCATGTCCAGCGTGCAGATCGCGGCCGAGTTGCAGAAGGTCGGCGGCGGGCTCTCCGCCGGGCTCGACCCGGACCGGCTGATGCTCTCCGGCGCCGGGTTGGTCACCGGGCTGGACCGGATGCTGGAGATCCTCGCCGAGGTGCTGACCGGTGCGAGCTACCCGAACGACGACGTCGCCACGGAGCGGGACCGACTGGTCGACCGGATCCACGTGGCGCGGAGCCAGCCAACACACCTGGCCCGCACCGCCCTGCTCCGGCGGGTCTACGGCACCCACCCGTACTCGGTGCAGACCCCCGGACCCGAGGCGGTCCGGGCGGTCCGGCCGGGAGTGCTGCGGACCCTGCACGCCCAGCGGGTGCACCCCGCCGGCGGGGTGCTGGTGCTGGTCGGCGACGTGCAGCCGGAGCGGGCCCTCGACGCCGCCGAGAAGGCCCTGTCGGGATGGCACGGCGCCGGGCACACCGCCGACCTGCCGCCCGCCCCGCCGTTGGAGCCCGGGCCGCTGCTGCTGGTCGACCGCCCGGGGTCGGTGCAGTCCTCGCTGCGGATGGCGCTGCCGGCGGTGCCCCGAACCCACCCCGACCACGCCGCGCTGCAACTGGCCAACCTGATCTTCGGCGGCTACTTCTCCTCCCGCTGGGTGGAGAACATCCGCGAGGACAAGGGCTACACGTACGGGCCGCACTCGCTCGTCGAGCACTCGGTGGCCGGGTCGGTGCTGGTCGCCGCCGCCGAGGTGGCCACCGAGGTCACCGGTCCGGCACTGTTGGAGACGACGTACGAGCTCGGCCGGCTGGCCAGCCTGCCACCCCAGGAGGAGGAGCTGGAACAGGCCCGCCAGTACGCCCTCGGCACCCTCCAGCTCGGAATGTCCACCCAGGCCGGGCTCGCCTCGCTGACCAG
This window harbors:
- a CDS encoding ATP-dependent DNA helicase: MTQPALFSSATPAPRVADAGPRYTPVELAKLLRLPAPTREQAAIIAAPVEPLLVVAGAGSGKTETMAARVVWLVANSYVRPEQVLGLTFTRKAAGELAHRVRTRLDQLVRRLGRRGRDPLDDPLAGEPTVSTYHSYAGRIVTEHGLRAGYEPSTRLLTEASRWQLVDLLVRNYDGDMSEVDRMPSTVTDAVLALAGELDEHLVAPDALAAWTGRFFAEVQARPGRVYADVRRALQLQQTRLKLLPLVRAYARRKEDFEAMDFADQLARAARVARDHPGVGEIERDRYRVVLLDEYQDTSHAQVVLLNALFGGGHPVTAVGDPCQSIYGWRGASAGTLDRFPTEFARAGGEPAEVLSLTTSWRNRPEILGVANALATPLRAAGARVPELHAAMSVRDPVPHRSARGAAGGTVHCALLRTYADEADWIADSVLHAWRGAAGMPGVLPEHIPVPLRPTTAVLVRLRSQIPAIESALRERGLPVEVVGLGGLLDTPEVRDVVCTLRVLADPTDGAALLRLLTGARWRIGPRDLVALHRRAKAIAAARRKLADDGTPEISPDLLDEATLVEALADLGPAQAYSAEGYARLRAYAQELGLLRYRLDQSLPELIADIERTSGLDVEVAVRAGRDGAGDAGLARGHLDALGDVAARFSGETPGATLSGFLAYLAAAEDEERGLTPGEVEVVEGAVQILTAHAAKGLEWDVVAVAGLSRGVWPGPVRNSDHWLGGLGVLPFPLRGDADGLPELGLAEAEEQRGVARAVEDFTDAWRAHDEREERRLAYVAVTRPRRLLLCSGYWWGESTKRPRGPSVLLREVHDACLDARAGHLVDEWTPEPPGDAVNPTTEVVLRAEWPADPLGARRPALAESAALVRRFLADSDGTTGESSTAGEDVDRPTGDPDVARWRREADLLLAERAELTRQSGAVEVTLPGQLSVTQLVALRRDSAALARALRRPVPTEPNPYARRGTAFHTWLEQRFGADRLLDLDELPGAADADAAPDEALAELQERFLASEWADRVPVEVEVPFATVIAQVVVRGRMDAVFARPGGRFDVVDWKTGRQPVGAAADVAAVQLAVYRLAWAELAGVPVDRVGAAFHHVRDGVTVRPADLLDADGLTALIVSVPEIPADGGPTANP
- the cspE gene encoding transcription antiterminator/RNA stability regulator CspE, which encodes MAIGTVKWFNADKGFGFITPDGGGADVFAHFSAIQSSGYRSLDENQRVEFEVTQGQKGPQAENIRPL
- a CDS encoding DEAD/DEAH box helicase; protein product: MTTVVPSFALTGLAPALLAELAAQGITEPFPIQSATLPDSLAGRDVLGRGRTGSGKTLAFGLPLLSRTAGRRARPGRPLALVLVPTRELAQQVTTALDPYARAVGLRCATVVGGLSLQRQADALRAGAELVVATPGRLHDLINRGDARLDQVAITVLDEADQMADMGFLPQVTKLLEQVAPNGQRMLFSATLDGGVDKLVRRFLSSPVTHSVDPGTATVTAMTHHVLHVDALDKPTALTWIAAREGRTILFMGTKHRADRLARQLLSKGVRAAALHGGKSQPQRTRILEQFRNGQVTALVATDVAARGIHVDGLDMVVNVDPPTEAKDYLHRGGRTARAGESGAVVTLVLPEQRRDVSRLMSTAGIRPESVQVRSGDAALARVTGAREPSGVPVTIAPPPPQAAASRAGEGGRAPHRASGRPRRSRRPRAPHAS
- a CDS encoding RrF2 family transcriptional regulator; translation: MYVSARSDYALRAMLAVAAVAPAGGGGLVKAGALAESQGIPLSFLQGILVDLRRAGLLVSHRGTDGGYALARPAVEISVGDVLRAVGGSLTTVRGLPAERAGYAGVATGLRDVWLAVHGAIALVVDRTTLADLLVAGHRPAGAGETRAR